The Candidatus Deferrimicrobium sp. genome window below encodes:
- a CDS encoding branched-chain amino acid ABC transporter permease, producing the protein MKKPTAVQVVFYAVLLVALLVFPLVVKGTFPTHVMIMVFLFAMMGVAWNILGGYAAMFSFGQVAFFGIGAYTSTILLMNYNVNPWIGLVAGGVLAALMGAAIGIPCSNLRGHYFAIASIAFAEIVRIHFNNWKFVAAAEGLSLPLLPEGVGNFMFHSSKAPYYYIILVFLLLSVLICWYISTNRMGFYLRAIKESHELAKGMGISFVRYRLYAIMISAFLTAMAGTFYSQYILYIDPDSVLILPISVQIVLVAMLGGAGTIVGPVIGAAILLPLSEITRVWLGYKGTGIDMMIYGALIMLISAYRPEGVWGLLTTIGRRGK; encoded by the coding sequence ATGAAAAAACCCACGGCCGTGCAGGTCGTCTTCTACGCCGTCCTCCTCGTCGCGCTGCTCGTTTTCCCGTTGGTCGTCAAAGGGACCTTCCCCACGCACGTCATGATCATGGTGTTCCTCTTCGCCATGATGGGCGTCGCGTGGAACATCCTGGGCGGGTACGCCGCGATGTTCTCCTTCGGCCAGGTCGCCTTCTTCGGGATCGGGGCGTACACCTCCACCATCCTGCTTATGAACTACAACGTGAACCCGTGGATCGGCCTCGTCGCGGGAGGCGTTCTCGCCGCGCTGATGGGGGCCGCGATCGGCATCCCGTGCTCCAACCTGCGAGGGCACTACTTCGCCATCGCCAGCATCGCCTTCGCCGAGATCGTACGGATCCACTTCAACAACTGGAAGTTCGTCGCCGCCGCGGAGGGGCTGTCCCTGCCGCTCCTTCCGGAAGGCGTCGGGAATTTCATGTTTCATTCCTCGAAAGCCCCCTACTACTACATCATCCTCGTCTTCCTGCTTCTTTCGGTGCTGATCTGCTGGTACATCTCCACGAACCGGATGGGGTTCTACCTCCGGGCCATCAAGGAGAGCCACGAGCTCGCCAAGGGGATGGGGATCAGCTTCGTCCGCTACCGCCTCTACGCCATCATGATCAGCGCGTTCCTCACAGCGATGGCGGGTACCTTCTACTCCCAGTACATCCTCTACATCGACCCGGACAGCGTTCTCATCCTCCCCATCTCCGTTCAGATCGTCCTGGTGGCGATGCTCGGCGGGGCCGGTACGATCGTCGGGCCGGTCATCGGGGCGGCGATCCTGCTCCCCCTGTCCGAGATCACCCGGGTGTGGCTTGGGTACAAGGGGACGGGCATCGACATGATGATCTACGGGGCGCTCATCATGCTGATCTCCGCGTATCGCCCGGAGGGGGTCTGGGGGCTGCTGACCACGATCGGAAGGAGGGGGAAATGA
- a CDS encoding ABC transporter substrate-binding protein, producing the protein MDRKRSRILPYALTLLLSLSLASAGVAADQVIKIGAVYPLTGAIASTGLDCLHGAELAVDIINGKYPDLNLPLAKTEGLPNLGGAKLKLVVADTKGEPRNGQAEAERLVTQEKVVGMIGAYQSAVTKTASQATERLKIPYVCSDSSSPTLTERGLKYFFRVSPHDAIFARDQLQFLKDLEKAKGVKIGTIAVLYENTEFGSNVGKQVLMLAPEYGFKVVADISYSANATDVTSEVGRLIRANPDVLMHASYITDAILFTKTFKEMGFNPKGLMTFAGYIEPGYLPAVKADGNDIIVRSTFALDLAKRKPLVAKVNALFKKKYGIDMSENAARSFAAPFVFADAINRAKTTEAEAVVKALLATNIPGDQVVYPWKGIQFDPKSHQNIHARGILVQIQNQNYVTVWPFDSAAANVIWPFPAWKSRK; encoded by the coding sequence ATGGACAGGAAACGAAGCCGCATTCTGCCGTACGCTCTGACACTGCTGTTGTCGCTGTCGTTGGCATCCGCGGGAGTCGCCGCGGACCAGGTGATCAAGATCGGCGCCGTCTACCCGCTGACGGGGGCCATCGCGTCCACGGGGCTCGATTGCCTCCACGGGGCGGAGCTCGCCGTCGACATCATCAACGGGAAATACCCCGACCTGAACCTTCCGCTCGCGAAGACGGAGGGGCTTCCCAACCTCGGCGGCGCCAAGCTGAAGCTGGTCGTCGCCGACACGAAGGGGGAGCCCAGGAACGGGCAGGCCGAGGCGGAGCGGCTGGTCACCCAGGAGAAGGTCGTCGGGATGATCGGCGCGTACCAGAGCGCCGTGACGAAGACGGCGAGCCAGGCGACCGAGCGGCTCAAGATCCCGTATGTCTGCTCCGACTCCTCCTCCCCCACCCTCACCGAGCGGGGCTTGAAGTACTTCTTCCGGGTGAGCCCGCACGACGCGATCTTCGCCCGGGACCAGCTCCAGTTCCTGAAAGACCTCGAGAAGGCCAAGGGGGTGAAGATCGGCACGATCGCCGTCCTTTATGAAAACACCGAGTTCGGATCCAACGTCGGGAAACAGGTCCTGATGCTCGCGCCCGAGTACGGCTTCAAGGTCGTCGCCGACATCTCCTACTCCGCGAACGCCACCGACGTGACGAGCGAGGTCGGGCGCCTCATCCGCGCCAACCCCGACGTGCTGATGCACGCCTCCTACATCACGGATGCGATCCTGTTCACCAAGACGTTCAAGGAGATGGGGTTCAACCCGAAAGGATTAATGACGTTCGCCGGCTACATCGAGCCGGGGTACCTTCCGGCCGTCAAGGCGGACGGAAACGACATCATCGTGCGTTCGACCTTCGCTCTCGACCTCGCCAAGAGAAAGCCGCTGGTCGCCAAGGTGAACGCGCTGTTCAAGAAGAAGTACGGAATCGACATGAGCGAGAACGCCGCCCGCAGCTTCGCCGCCCCCTTCGTGTTCGCCGACGCGATCAACCGCGCGAAGACGACCGAGGCGGAGGCGGTGGTGAAGGCCTTGCTGGCGACGAACATCCCGGGGGACCAGGTGGTCTACCCGTGGAAAGGGATCCAGTTCGACCCGAAGAGCCACCAGAACATCCACGCGCGCGGGATCCTCGTGCAGATCCAGAACCAGAACTACGTCACGGTGTGGCCGTTCGACTCCGCCGCGGCGAACGTGATCTGGCCGTTCCCTGCCTGGAAATCCCGGAAGTAG
- a CDS encoding FadR/GntR family transcriptional regulator has protein sequence MAKKVGDNLVRTILDLIFQGKLASGERLPSIEKLTREYGISAVSVREAIQKLSLMGLVHIRHGGGTFLDRNIPSIADILDARKYVEVAAGFLAARNATAEDQARLGRIVAMMEEDFRNRDYVAYTKKDLEFHLSIARMSKNVLLSAFLENIQDLLCYLQERTHMLQGTIEKAYRFHPQIANAIRKRDGNKAQTLITAHIEAVKRAWSRYDREKGNGATAAAPSRRTGAETATMSRSRRARMKPG, from the coding sequence GTGGCGAAGAAGGTCGGCGACAACCTCGTCCGCACCATCCTGGACCTGATCTTCCAGGGGAAGCTCGCCTCCGGAGAGCGCCTACCCTCCATCGAGAAACTGACACGGGAGTACGGGATCAGCGCCGTCTCCGTCCGGGAGGCGATCCAGAAACTCTCCCTGATGGGGCTGGTCCACATCCGTCATGGCGGCGGCACCTTTCTCGACCGGAACATTCCCTCCATCGCGGATATCCTCGACGCGCGAAAGTACGTGGAGGTGGCCGCCGGTTTTCTCGCCGCCCGAAACGCAACGGCTGAGGATCAGGCCCGGCTTGGCCGGATCGTCGCGATGATGGAGGAGGATTTCCGGAACCGCGACTACGTGGCCTACACGAAGAAAGACCTCGAATTCCACCTTTCCATCGCGCGGATGTCGAAGAACGTCCTGCTCTCCGCCTTCCTCGAGAATATCCAGGACCTTCTGTGCTACCTGCAGGAGCGGACCCACATGCTGCAGGGGACGATCGAGAAGGCGTACCGGTTCCATCCGCAGATCGCGAACGCGATCCGGAAGCGGGACGGCAACAAGGCCCAAACCCTCATCACGGCGCATATCGAGGCGGTCAAGCGCGCCTGGTCCAGGTACGACCGGGAAAAGGGAAACGGGGCAACCGCCGCCGCGCCGTCGCGGAGGACCGGTGCGGAGACAGCGACGATGTCGCGTTCCCGGAGGGCGCGGATGAAGCCGGGGTAG
- a CDS encoding ABC transporter ATP-binding protein → MSAASILEVQGVTKRFGGLTANEDVSFTVGEGEIVSVIGPNGAGKSTLFNCITGVYRPDAGRILYRGEDITLYSAHKICKLGVARTFQVVQVISDMTVLENVMTGTYLRTYNRGEVQEKAEGILRFAGLYEKRDFLSTDITIADKKRLEVAMALGTNPILLMLDEAMAGLTPVELREMMALIRKIRENGVTLIIVEHVMEAVMELSDRVVVINSGRKIVEGVPAEVVRNPEVIQAYLGDRYHA, encoded by the coding sequence ATGAGCGCGGCCTCCATCCTCGAGGTCCAGGGGGTCACCAAGCGATTCGGCGGGCTGACCGCGAACGAGGACGTCTCCTTCACCGTAGGCGAAGGTGAGATCGTCAGCGTCATCGGCCCCAACGGCGCGGGGAAGAGCACCCTCTTCAACTGCATCACGGGGGTCTACCGACCCGATGCGGGGAGGATCCTCTACCGGGGAGAGGACATCACTCTGTACAGCGCCCACAAGATCTGCAAGCTGGGGGTCGCGCGGACGTTCCAGGTCGTCCAGGTCATCAGCGACATGACGGTCCTGGAGAACGTTATGACGGGGACGTACCTGCGCACCTATAATCGGGGGGAGGTTCAGGAGAAAGCCGAGGGGATCCTCCGGTTCGCCGGTTTGTACGAGAAGAGGGACTTCTTGAGCACGGACATTACGATCGCCGACAAGAAGCGGCTCGAGGTCGCGATGGCGCTGGGCACGAACCCCATCCTTCTGATGCTAGACGAGGCGATGGCGGGGTTGACCCCCGTGGAGCTGCGGGAAATGATGGCGCTGATCCGGAAAATCCGGGAAAACGGCGTTACCCTGATCATAGTGGAACACGTGATGGAGGCGGTCATGGAACTTTCCGACCGGGTGGTGGTCATCAACTCGGGTCGGAAGATCGTCGAGGGGGTGCCTGCCGAGGTCGTCCGGAATCCGGAAGTCATCCAGGCCTACCTGGGGGACCGCTACCATGCTTGA
- a CDS encoding ABC transporter ATP-binding protein, with protein sequence MLEIKNASIGYKGGVLAVQDISFTVKKGEVVSLVGSNGAGKSTVLRAISGLLRPRSGEILLNGEALHTVPPYDIVRRGVAMVPEGRQLFGRLSVIDNLLMGAYAIDSKQRTQETLETVLALFPRLAERKGQRAETLSGGEQQQLAIGRGLMSQPKLLMLDEPSLGIMPKLVSEIFQTIREVSKKGVTVLLVEQNVFEALDISDRAYVLQTGRIVLEGLGKELLQSDLVRQAYLGM encoded by the coding sequence ATGCTTGAAATCAAGAACGCCTCCATCGGGTACAAGGGCGGGGTCCTCGCGGTCCAGGACATCTCCTTCACTGTGAAAAAGGGCGAGGTGGTGAGCCTCGTCGGCTCCAACGGGGCGGGGAAGAGCACCGTCCTGCGGGCGATCTCGGGGCTCCTGCGGCCCCGGTCAGGGGAGATCCTCCTGAACGGGGAGGCCCTCCACACCGTCCCGCCGTACGACATCGTCAGGCGGGGGGTCGCCATGGTGCCGGAGGGGCGCCAGCTCTTCGGTAGACTTTCCGTGATCGACAACCTGCTCATGGGGGCGTACGCCATCGACTCGAAACAGCGGACGCAGGAGACGCTCGAAACGGTTCTCGCCCTCTTCCCGCGGCTGGCGGAGCGCAAGGGACAGCGGGCCGAGACGCTCTCCGGCGGCGAGCAGCAGCAGCTGGCGATCGGCCGGGGGCTGATGTCGCAGCCGAAGCTCCTTATGCTCGACGAGCCGTCCCTGGGGATCATGCCGAAGCTGGTCTCGGAGATCTTCCAGACCATCCGCGAGGTCTCGAAGAAGGGGGTCACCGTGCTCCTGGTCGAGCAGAACGTCTTCGAGGCGCTCGACATCTCCGACCGGGCGTACGTGCTTCAGACGGGGCGGATCGTCCTCGAGGGGCTCGGGAAGGAATTGCTGCAGTCCGACCTGGTGCGCCAGGCATACCTCGGCATGTAG
- a CDS encoding branched-chain amino acid ABC transporter permease, with the protein MSEQLLAQLMNGLLIGCMYSLIAIGLTMIWGVMNIINFAHADFLMIGMFTSFWLYTLYGVDPLFSIPVCAVLLFVLGWLIYKYLVSKVMTGPGLAQVVVTFGVSIFIANAAVFLWSPDFRMIEKPLLYGTWNFGTVQLSIPKAIASLGSVAVSVALFLFLRKTKTGKAILAVEMNRSSALLMGINTERVNALSFAIGSSLVGIAGAFLSMYYYIYPQVGGTFGLISFCIVALGGFGSIEGAFLAGILIGVVQTLGGYFFDPAYKYAIVFAMYLVTVWIRPQGLMG; encoded by the coding sequence ATGTCCGAGCAACTGCTGGCGCAACTCATGAACGGCCTGCTCATCGGCTGCATGTACTCGCTGATCGCCATCGGCCTCACGATGATCTGGGGCGTGATGAACATCATCAATTTCGCGCACGCCGACTTCCTCATGATCGGCATGTTCACCTCCTTCTGGCTGTATACCCTCTACGGGGTGGACCCCCTCTTCTCCATCCCGGTCTGCGCGGTGCTCCTCTTCGTTCTGGGGTGGCTCATCTACAAGTACCTGGTGAGCAAGGTGATGACGGGGCCGGGGCTGGCGCAGGTGGTGGTGACCTTCGGCGTCTCCATCTTCATTGCGAATGCCGCGGTCTTCCTGTGGTCGCCGGATTTCCGGATGATCGAGAAGCCGCTCCTGTACGGAACGTGGAACTTCGGAACGGTCCAGCTCTCGATCCCGAAGGCGATCGCCTCCCTCGGCAGCGTCGCGGTATCGGTGGCGCTTTTCCTGTTCCTGCGAAAGACCAAGACGGGGAAGGCGATCCTGGCCGTCGAGATGAACCGCAGCTCGGCCCTGCTGATGGGGATCAACACCGAACGGGTGAACGCCCTGTCCTTCGCCATCGGATCTTCCCTGGTGGGGATCGCGGGGGCGTTCCTGTCGATGTACTACTACATCTATCCGCAGGTGGGCGGGACGTTCGGCCTCATCTCCTTCTGCATCGTGGCCCTGGGGGGGTTCGGGAGCATCGAGGGGGCGTTCCTCGCGGGAATCCTGATCGGAGTCGTCCAGACGCTGGGGGGGTACTTCTTCGATCCGGCGTACAAGTACGCCATCGTCTTCGCGATGTACCTCGTAACCGTCTGGATCCGGCCGCAAGGTCTGATGGGGTGA